The window ACACAGATAATGCGCAGATAATCCGCATCAGACCAAATGTTGGTAAAAACTTTTTCATTAGAACTTCCCCCCAGAAACTAAAAATATAAAATAATAAAATATTTATGTACAATAATAGCAAACATGTAACTCTTATGCAACAATAATCAATTGGAACTAATGGATTAACATGACTCGTGTTTAATGGGGATACATTCCACTTAAGTAATAAATGATAATCGTATTTCCTTATTGTATGGGAATGTTTATGTGTGTTATATTAGGCTTAACTATTTACTCTAACTCTAATAATTAGACATATACAACAAAGAGTAAGTGGACTACACCATATGAGGTTTTTATTTGTGGAATAATGATTACTTTCTATTCTTATATGATGTTGGTTAATCATGGGAGGAAGTAAAGGTACTATATGACATAGGGAGGAATTAATAAATGTCTGAAAAACAATTAGCCGGCGAAAAAGCAGTTGAATTTATACAAGACGGTATGATCGTTGGGTTAGGAACAGGTTCTACGGCTGACTTCGCAACAAGAAAAATAGGTGAAAGGATTCACAATGGTTTAAACATAAAAGCTGTTGCAACGTCAACTGCTACAGCTCAATTGGCAACAGCATTAAATATACCTATTGTAGACTTAAATGAAGTGGACAAAATTGATGTGACAATAGATGGCGCTGATGAGGTTGATGTCACTTATACAGGCATTAAAGGTGGGGGAGGTGCATTGTTTTTTGAAAAAATGGTGGCTTCCATTTCTCAAAAAAATATCTGGGTGGTGGACGCTTCAAAATATGTTGAGCAGATTGGTAAATTTCCTCTACCAGTTGAAGTTTCGCCATTTGTCTACGCACATATCTATAATCAATTTCAAGACAAAGGCATGAAGCCTCAAATGAGGAAACAACAAAAAAAGTACTACCTTACAGATAGTGGTAACTATATTATCGATTTACATCTTAACACAATTAAGGAATCTAAGGAAATGGCATCATGGCTTAATGCTATTCCTGGTGTTATTACACATGGTTTATTTATCAATACCGTTGATTTGTTAGTTATAGGAAATGGTTCTACAACTCGGATAATGGAAAATCAACGACACAAGTGACAAAAATAATGCATTATAGGAAGGTTTTAAACTTAATAATAATAAAGATTTTACAATAAGGAGGCATTAAATTGGAAGAAAAATTTTTATGTGTATTGGCTACATTTGATGAACAAACAACTAGACAAATGAAAGAAATAGAACAAGCCCTAAATGCAGAAGGGATTGTTGGACAGCAGACACCTGATTTACCACACCACATTACATTAGGATACTTTGATACGAGCAGAGAAGAAGATATTAAACAGCTTCTTAGGGATGTTTCCAAAGAAACGGCATGTTTCGATCTGGCTTTCAATCATGTAGGGTTATTTGGCTTGAAAGTATTGTTTCTAGCACCAGATGTAAATTATGCTTTACTTGATTTACATAAAAAATTTGAAAGAGAGTCTATAGAGAGTGAAAAAGGGTGGACAGCTCA is drawn from Vallitalea pronyensis and contains these coding sequences:
- the rpiA gene encoding ribose-5-phosphate isomerase RpiA; this encodes MSEKQLAGEKAVEFIQDGMIVGLGTGSTADFATRKIGERIHNGLNIKAVATSTATAQLATALNIPIVDLNEVDKIDVTIDGADEVDVTYTGIKGGGGALFFEKMVASISQKNIWVVDASKYVEQIGKFPLPVEVSPFVYAHIYNQFQDKGMKPQMRKQQKKYYLTDSGNYIIDLHLNTIKESKEMASWLNAIPGVITHGLFINTVDLLVIGNGSTTRIMENQRHK
- a CDS encoding 2'-5' RNA ligase family protein encodes the protein MEEKFLCVLATFDEQTTRQMKEIEQALNAEGIVGQQTPDLPHHITLGYFDTSREEDIKQLLRDVSKETACFDLAFNHVGLFGLKVLFLAPDVNYALLDLHKKFERESIESEKGWTAHATILIDKPEIIQKALPLVVEKFNMLNARVEKLNLYAFFPTRFIAEYTLQ